The segment ACATATCTTATTGTTCATTTACTTTGCCACACCTCTTTTGCATAACCACATGTATTTTGCACAGGCCTGATTTCATACATTCCACTTTGTTCCCCTCAACCTAGTGTCAGACACCAAAGTTACTGATCTTACATTCTCCTCACCCACACTGTCCTGCATCTCTTGCTGAGCAAGAGAAAGTGTTTGCAGGTAAACTGCTTTTCTCTGAGGGTACGTCCACCTTTTGTGGGATTATTTGTAGAAGTAGAGGCCTTAGCACCTATCCGTGCCTTGAAGACAAGCAAAAAGGATAGGGATAGGATATCCAAAACCCTGAGGTACACTTgttatcctcctccccttccttgagGAAGGTGAAAGTGGAAGAGTTGAGGCTTGAAAATGTTAAACTAAGCAAAAGTTAAATGAAAAGCTGGAAAGATATGAAAGAGTACTTGTTGAGGTtgaggtgatgtgagggtagtatAAGAATGTATTGTTAGAAACCGCTTTGGAGATGTGCAGCATTATATGAATAGGTTGTGGAAAGAAAAGTACAGCAtagtggaatgaagaattaagaaagttgatggaggagaAAAGGAGTTTGGAAGGGGAAGTTGACATTGACATAAAGTAGCAATGATTGGAGGGCAGAGACTGTAGATTATAAAATCCAGAACAGAAAAGTAAAGATGATGGCATATATGAATTAAAGGAGACAAATCAAGGCTGTTCAGAAAACAATTAAGTGAATGAAATGAGCTTCAGAAACTGAGGTGGAAAGATATGAATTAAAGTtagaggagaggttgtgagatGAGTGGAATGGGATGATTGTGGTGTAATGCTTTATCATAAGAGGAACAGAATGAAATTTTCCACATTTCTGTATGTAGGATGCTGTTGTGTCTTTAGGGGATTGCTTAAATTATGTACagccactctctccccctccccagtaATAATGGGGTTATGTCCGTGAAAAATTGGTCTTTATGTGAAATTTAGTTCCATAAAAAATTGTTGGTCGTTATATGAAGGGCAAGGGGTTATATTCCTAAGCACTAATATTCCACATCTAACTCATTATAGAAGGTTCATGCAGCAACATATTCTAAGAACTACTTTACCAGAGACTTACATGTATAAATGTAGATAGTATTTGGGAAAAACTAAGCAGAAAATCTGGTAATGAGGGCTTAAGGTGGTAGTGGAGTGGAATAAGGTGGAGCGAGGGTTACCAGGAATGACTTCAATTATTTGATTCTGGAAACTGTTGCAACTTAAGGTGGAGCAGAGGTTTGCCTTGgccttttgaagaatgtatacaaTTTTAGTAATGTGTtatacctctttctctctctatgaaGTACTATAAAGAACATGGAGGGATATTCGTGGATGGGATCCATATCATCATAGGGGCCCACAGCCTTGCTTTTCTAGGTAGTTGAACATTAGACTGTAAAGTGGCACGTCTCAAATTTCATAAAGGCAAAATTTTGCCCAGTGAGTTTTTGTTATACAGGGGATGGCAGTAATTAGTAGCACCTTTGCTTATgatctttttcacatttttagACTCCATACAGTCTTTTGAAAGTGTCCTCTTGTAAGTATTTTCTCTTACATGtactcacctctttttttttttgaatcctTATCTCTGTCTTCCCTTTCATACTTTTCATGGCATCCCTCATTCTTTTTCCATATTCTTTTTTACTTAGGGTGAGTTTTTCTGTGGAAGCCAAACTGATGTTTAGAATTCTTTATCCTGCAGTTTTGAGCTTTGCTGCTAATTCTTTGACGGGAAAACTTTTAGAGCCTTCTTGCTGCAGCAGCAGAAAAAGGCAATTAAGTTTTCAGTCTAGTAAATCTTTAATTATATTTTTTCAGATTTTTGGAAAtggaagaaagaggcagaggAGCGGTGTCGGGCATCATACTCTGCACAGACATCAGCAAAGACAATGGTGTCAGGAGATTTAAAATTTTTCTTACGTTGTCGACGCAGTGGTTTTGTCAAGTCCACAGACTCTAAGTCAGCGATATCAAGGCCTCGCTTCGTGAAGAAAGGTAGTATGAAGATCAATGCTGTGTGCACTTCATTTATGGAAGTGATGttcatgaaggaaggaggagcCACAGTTCATTTTTGTAGAACTCACTATGGTCATGATGAAGATGGTTCTCATCTTAGGATGAATGATGAGGAAAGGGACATGATCAAGGATCTTATCCTTGAAGGCTTTCCTGCAGCAAAGATCATTGCCATCATGAAAACACGCATGCCTATTCATCGTCACCAACTACTGAAGTATGCTAACATTCGTAATATCTCTGTTCGACAAAATCTCTTTATGACTCGTGGGAAAGGACTTGTAGGAGGTAGTCGTCGGGTTTTCTTGAGGAAGATACCAAAATGCCTTTTAGTGAGATCAGAAGGGGATTCGAATATGAGTCTACGTGTAGATAATGAAATTGAGGTGGAAGCAGATTTGGCAGAGGCCGATCATTCTTACCCAACTTTGATTGTCCAGACACATTCACAACGGAGTATGGTATTCAGTGAAAATATGGAAAATGTGAAACAGTTAAGAAATGAAATTCAAGCCAAAATTGAAAGAATATCTAGACTGGCATCAGGATTAGTCACAGATACAGCATTAAGAAATTTAAGTGAGAATTTGGATAATGTTGCAAGAAcggtggaaaatgaaaaacacatAGAAGTTATTCCAGAAGTTCCTGAAACCACAAATATAAACCAGCAGAATATAGTGTTACATCGAGATACAGATGGGAACTCTGTCATTCTTCTCTGTTCAAATAGAAATATTGATGATCTTGTAGATGAGAAAAATGTAAGTATAGAAGTTAAGAAGAGTCATTTAAATGTATTTACTAAATAAAAACAGTGTAGCAGTATTTTAGATTCCACAAAAGTTTTGATGTTCAGATGGTCTGGAAAGTCCTAAATGTGTTAAAAGGATATAGGGAACTTGCCCTGAAAAAATTTGTTGTTCCTCTTTGTGTTTTATATTGTTGGCCAGTCAGGTTATTGTTCTCCAAGTCTCCCAATGAAGTATTGAAGATTTCATGGTTAATGGTTTTACTGCATATGTTTTTACTTGGCAATGAAAAGGAGAGACCTGTGCCAAAGATTTGTTTTCTAAACACAGCATCAGCTTAATAAAGCAAAAAGTCAAACTACCTGTATAGTAACTATCTCCTGCTCAACCAATGATGGTGTGAAAATCAATAATGGTGAACTGAGTAGTCTTGAATTTGCAAGCATGCCACAAACAGGAATTTGTGAAACCCTGTTTGAATCGGTTTCAGCTGATCAACAGGGATAAGATTCAGAAATAATGGTTATTGGCAAAAATCTGGATACCATCTGGACTTTGAGGCAATAACCTATAGCTTGCCTTGTGGATCTTGAATCCCCaaactgtcaatggactgaacatggCATGTAaagcagctggaggaaaccatgacatgtgaagcaactgggggaaACCATATAAAGGggcttgtttgtggataggggagctgtggtatcagtgcattgcacatgacagctagagaactgatgggaacaaatgtggcctctcttTGTCTGaacttggtgctacctcactaacgtgggaaatagcaatCCAGTTTGAAAAATAATTCCCCCAAATTTCCTCTAATTATGTACAACTCTTTTACCACTGTTTTACTTTCTGACTTGAAGTATTGCCCTCTTCACTTAACCTTGCTATGTAGGTGATTTTAACTTAGTTAACATAAGGTGTATTGCTATCCTTGGCATAGTTTATGTCCTGAAACACAGATTGAAGAGTTTTAAATTATTTTTCTGGGTGTCATCATGTACTGGTATGCCTGCTCTCCATATCTGGATATGATGCTACCAAGATAGGAAAGCATACTGTTGAAGAGTGGACAAACTTCCCTGACTGGAAGTACCTGAAATTTCTGTTATTTCTGTCATCTGCTGTTTGTTGTATTGAAAACTTTCATGTGTTCTCTTAGTAAGATATACTTGAACATTTcacattgtgaaaaaaaaaaacttacactaAAGGAATTGGTTAAGTTCCACTGGAGAAGATTCTGATGTAGCAAGgccctttttcctcccccccccctctccttaatgatctggaataattaatccccctccctcacaatgcAACTATTCATTCAACAAACTCTgcagtggaattcttttcctttcatctttATTGTTCCTGAAACTTTTCTACCTTGAAAAGTAAGGTTTACAAACACCTAATGAGTTCTGACTAATTCCTTCCTCCTTTGTGGTGCTTCACTGTGGCTAGGAAGTATCATGATGGCTCATGTGTACAGTATTGCTCTGCCTAATTAATTTTCCTTTTTGATTAAATTCTATCCTCTCAGTGTTGCTATAATAGCTTTCCATCCCAATCTGAACTGAGCtaaggaaaatataaaatgtGTAGTATTTTTATTTGTCTTTCTGCATTACTCCATTCTCATTCCCAAGGGGttgctgaggtatatatatacggcttccaaaaatctttttacacCCTCAAACCATGCCAAGGGTGCTGAAGTATTTGATATTTTAAATTCTTAGCTCACTCTGACATGCTCACTATGGTGGCAAAATCAGAATCCATGAAAAGCAAAAGCAACAAATTCCAAGCAGAATAGCTGAAGTGAGTGTGGTAAGGAATCAACAATGAACGATGTAAAGATTAGTAGGCAAAACAACAAGGATATACACAGATCCCCCACAAAAGTGCAGTGCCTTGCATTAATGTACCTGATAAGAACTTTtttcataatgattattatttaATGTTTCTTTGTTTTCAGACCATTGGCATAATGTCAGTCTTTTATTAACATTGGAAAGCTTGTTATTTGTGCCACCTTGAGGAACAATTAGTGCAGGTAAATGAGATTTCATTTAAGATCAAGTAGTGGACATCAGAAACTATGTAAGAAACAAACTGGAAATGAtgtgaaaaaatacttttatCATAAGAgaatggtggatgagtggaacatAGTGAAGAAACAGTGAATGGTAAAAGTGTCAAGAGGCATAAATGTATGACCATAAAGAAGGGTTAAGAgttgggccccatgagtgtaactTTCACCTTCCCTTAATGCACAGATATGTAAGAATGAAGTGTAATTGCACTAATTTACTGGGTTATTAGTTCACTTAAAACTCTATAGATAGCATGTAACTTCACTCGGATTAAGTAACAAAGTGCATCTCCTAATTAATCAGCTTATTTAGAAGACATATGACATAGGATGAAAGAGCACACTGATGCTGAAATAATGGGCAACAAGTATgtaattcatcattttttttatagAATGAGTTTGAATTATTGGTATTGTTTACTATTTCTGCCTGAATGATGTAAAGGCATGTCTTGAAAATAGTATCGATGAAGTTGCATACTGGTACAGAATTTTCCATGAACTCTTCAGCTTTGCAAACCTCATATGTTGCTCTGGCTTTTCtattctatctatccatatctctaatgcccattccctttcGGAACTCACTCAAGGGAATGGCCATAGGAAAAGGTTAATTAGATTAGTCTCTAGCACTATCGGTACCCCATGCACTTAGGAGCACTAGTAATGATTAAATTTCAGAAACCAGtctaaaggagagagaaaaaaatcttcgttgtaggaaaatgaaaaatgtgtcTCCAGGCACTGAAAACCAATGTTATGACTTCGATTCCACCTGCCTCAATAGGGAAATGTTAAAATACAAAGTTGTTGAGGAGTTGTTAGGCCATTTGATAAAGAGAATTACTGGAGGGATCTCCCTTAATAATAGCATCCTTTTAAAAGGAACTAACATCACTCATTTCTAACACTATCTTTGACCATGTTAGTACAACTGTCCAGAGGGTGCAAACTTCTATGAGAAGAATGCCTGAAGAACTTGATCTTTAAGGCAGTCAATCTAAGAATGCAATACATCAACTCTAGAAGTCGACATTATGAACCTCTTTAAAAAACAAAGAACAACCGTGACACTGTCTATAACAAGAAGGAATGTGGCGCATTGCAAACCTTCAGATTAACAATTCTGCTCAAACCATCACTGTGTCTACATCACAGTTGCCAAAATAAATTCTCACTCGAGGTCTTGTAGTATTCAGATGGTTTCCTTTATCACTTATATTCCAGGGTCTTAGGGGGAGCGCATGTACACGGGAAAGACATAAAAGAAGACCTAGTGAtctttgacatggtttgggcttGAGGTGGGATGGACGATTTGACACAGGGAATGATACAAAAGGAATAGCCATTATGCTGCAAGACCAAACAGTACTGAAAGGTTTTTCGGGATACGAGAAAAGTTGCTAAAGAAGTGCTACAAGCCACAACGATGTATGCAAGAAATGAACAAAGTAATAGTGTCTTGCATTCCTAATTTGTAATATGATGGCAAAAACGCAGAGGGCATCTCTTCTCAAATCAATATATCATCGTTCGTGATTTTCTTAAGTCATAATGTTATTGATTACTGGAATATTCAAGCACTTTTTAATTGTGACTGGGACAATGCGATCATGTGAAGTGGAAAATACtaaatttgagaaaaaaatacTATAGTTTCAGTTTAGCAttaataaattttctttaaatacAGAAAGTTGAATCGTTTTCTATGGTTCATCTGAGACGTGTGGGCTTTCGCGGGTCGAGGCGACTCCTTAAATGGACAATAAGTAACTCTGTACCTCCACGTTACCACGGGGATGTAGCTcaaatggtagagcgctcgcttagcatgtgagaggtacggggatcgatgccccgcatctccagaacttttttttttttcctttattttaaaATATGAACACAAGCCACTCAAAATCGAGAGTAATTGAAGTTTACGATCTGAAATCCAAATAGGAAGGTATGACCCTTCTGTATCTATACACGAGGCCCTTGGAAATGTGATGTGCATGGGGGACTTGCGATAAAATAAAGGttttagagagaagaaagaaactcAAAATAGATAGTAAAATCGATTACTTTCATGTTGTCTAAGCATAATAATAACTGTCACCATCCCCTTCCAGAATCAAgttgctgtctttttttcttttttccttacctACTCTTTGGCCTGATCTACatatgggttgctggcattcaagCCCACAATCATACACATTCTATCTTATACGCAACACTTGGCAACACCTGACTTACACATCTTATTctatacttgttttttttttttcctctctattcAACCAAAGACTCACGGATGTACGACAACCTTACCATTCTCCGGTGCTGCCCAGAAGGTACCTTGAAGACAGCACCGCTGGTCAGTACCCAGAACCCAATTGACCCCCATCAGGAGGCAGAAACCCACCCAAATGTGAAAGACGCacgtcctattttttttttcctggccctGGTTCTTTCTCTATTTACTTCCGCGACATTCGCAATACGAAATCATCTAATCTTCCCTCTTGTTGACaatcatctttgttgtcttctGTCGTCTCTCAGACCCCCAACTGTCCAaggtcaccccttcctccccactgcCTTACTTCCTGTATTACATCTCCCACTTCCGTCTCCGTCGCCAGGGTGACGCCTGTGCTTACTGTGACAGcggctccttccctccccccttggcTCTCCAGCCTCCCACCTTTGGAGGTCATCTGGCCATGATAATATCTCCATCCGATCCAACTTTGCTTCTTCTGCAATTCGTTATctttcccctcccacttcctccaactCTGTACGAGTCTCCGGCGACTTAACTACCTAGGCAAATGGTTTCATTACACACTGTTCATTCTGGGTATATCCCCCagtctatcttggaaacccacaCATGATTAATATCACAAAGTCTGGATCCACAgagactggagtgtgtgtgtgtgtgtgtgtgtgtgtgtgtgtgtgtgtgtgtgtgtgtggtatagatatattgattctttttcttgtcagcAGCTATTTCGTATCGACTGGGGATGATGTATAAATTCGCCCTAGGATACAGCGTCGCTCACATACATCTGGCGTGGCTGTTCAACTCTCAATGAACAAGAGTGGCATCAAAACCTCCCGTCAACGTAATtcctttgtgttttttttcctttggtcagtgaagctgtggaatttCTTTGCCTCCGTCGACCAGCTGGCTGGTCTGGCTCCATGTTTCGTGCGGGGTACAGTGACGAAAACCATATGGctatcctttacacacacacacacacacacacacatatacatacacacacacacacacacacacacacacacacatatacatacacacataatgaCGGTTAtatttcgttcttgtatctccactgatgatgtgattatgacatgaaagtgcacttgggaatttatcgtgtttcatttcccctttcaCCCGGACTGttgcccaactctctctctcgtggaactAGAGCAGACTCTTGAAATATGGTATTTCCCTTTTGCATCCAAGCTGTCTGCCATCTGGGCAATTGGAGCTGGGTCGGAGGTTCTTGATCTGATTATCTTTATCAGACAGGTCACACTCGCTGGGGACGCTGGCCGCTCTGTCACACACTGTCGAAGaggtgtgcgcgtgcgtgtgtgtgcgtgaatcTCCTTCCCGAATCTTCCATCTCATTTATTTCGGTATTTTCGACGATATCCCCCGGGCTAGAGGTAATGGTGGTCCTAGGGTGGGGAGTGGGatatgctgctgctgccgcctgcGGCACACACTCAAATAATCAATAACCCAGTACACAGAaccgcggggagggggggggggggggtcatatccATGCCGGGAGTCGCAACCATCATACACAAATCGATTGTTTATTGTTTAGGTGGTGAGTGGTGCCCCCTGCCTGGACCGCTGGTCTGGTGAGTGGTACCCCCCTGCCTGGACCGCTGGTCTGGTGAGTGGTACCCCCTGCCTGGACCACTGGTCTGGTGAGTGGTGCCCCCTGCCTGGACCACTGGTCTGGTGAGTGGTGCCCCCTGCCTGGACCGCTGGTCTGGTGAGTGGTGCCCCCTGCCTGGACCACTGGTCTGGTGAGTGGTGCCCCCTGCCTGGACCACTGGTCTGGTGAGTGGTGCCCCCTGCCTGGACCGCTGGTCTGGTGAGTGGTGCCCCCTGCCTGGACCGCTGGTCTGGTGAGTGGTGCCCCCTGCCTGGACCGCTGGTCTGGTGAGTGGTGCCCCCCTGCCTGGACCGCTGGTCTGGTGAGTGGTGCCCCCTGCCTGGACCGCTGGTCTGGTGAGTGGTGTCCCAAGCCTGGACCGCTGGTCTGGTGAGGGGTGCCCCCTGCCTGGACCAGTGACCACGGCCACTCAGCCCCTTGGTCGTGTTCACCATCAGCTCCTGGTGGGCCATGTGGCCCCGGGATCATAGTGGCCAGTGTttgtggccaggtgtggccaagACTTACAGCGAAGGATTGGAGATACGTGATGGGTCCTGAACAGGTCTTACTGTGGTGGGCTGTAGTGTGAACtgaacccctccacacacacacctccgcacccctccacacacacacacacacacacacacacacacacacacactcgcctcaccCTCACATTGTCCACgtgactaggtgtgtgtgtgtgtgtgtgtgtgtgtaacgtaagACAGCaagtgattcccccccccccgccctccacgCGCTTGGCCAATCACAAGAGAGGCCACACCAACTCTCAAGTTTTAATTGGCTGTCACACACTTCCCGCTACACTGGGCAATGACGGGGATATTGAGAGGCAaaacttcacaaaaaaaaaaaatggtacattTACATGTCTACCGAGAGAGGTATTTatatggcgctacctcgctgccgcgggaaacggcgatcaaggataaaacacacaaacacacacacacacacaagttcgcAGGTGAAGAACATATTGAACAAGTTCTTCACTTCTGACGCATTTTCTGGAGCTGGCTCAACAGCGAGAGGAAATCCTATCGTCagcggaagagagaaaagtaagaagTGAGTCGTTCACAGCTTCTAGAAGCAGCATGATAACATGGAAGAGTTCTTCGTGAGACTGTTCTCATAACAACTGATCCTCGGTGACGCTACAATTGTAGAGTTATGGAGTTGTGAAACTTAACATGGAATGACGTATGACGTATTGATGACGCAGACACGGGACGATCATAGACGAAAGCGAAGATCACGAAGGGAAAATGAGAGGAGGATATTTCgcccaagcgctttcgtgtattccaACAACCCATCTCCAGAAACAAATAGTACCAGATCACAGATGGAGGAAAGTACATATAATATGTACTAATATGTACATAGAGGATATATAGAGTTATATTctcaactgttgtgctgtgtatgGGGTTATAACTGACAGGCCAATTGTGACGTCACTATGTATACGCTTCAGGGATTGGCTGTGGCCTGACTGATATTGTGATGTGACGTGTCAAGGTCACAACCTGGGTCAGTCAAGGTCACAACCCAGGTCAGTCAAGGTCACAACCTTGGCAccgtctaccaccatcaccccctgatcctggggtctggcaccatctaccaccatcaccccctgatcCTGGGGTCTGGCACCGTCCATCATCACCCCCTGACCCTGGGGTCTGGCACCGTCTACCATCACCCCTTGATCCTGGGGTCTGGCACCGTCTACCATCACCCCCTGGTTCTGGGGTCTGGCACCGTCAACCACCACCCTCTGATTCTGGGGTCTTGCACCGTCTACCATAACCCCCTGATCCTGGGGTCTGGCACCGTCTAACATCACCACCCCCTGATCCTGGGGTCTGGCACCGTCTACCATCACCCCCTGATCCTGGGGTCTGGCACCGTCTAACTTCACCACCCCCTGATCCTGGGGTCTGGCACCGTCTACCATCACCCCCTGATCCTGGGGTCTGGCACCGTCCATCATCACCCCCTGACCCTGGGGTCTGGCACCGTCTACCATCACCCCCTGATCCTGGGGTCTGGCACCGTCTAACATCACCACCCCCTGATCCTGGGGTCTGGCACCGTCTACCATCACCCCCTGATCCTGGGGTCTGGCATCGTCTACCATCACCCCCTGATCCTGGGGTCTGGCACCGTCTACCATCACCCCCTGATTCTGGGGTCTGGCATCGTCTACCATCACCCCCTGACCCTGGGGTCTGGCGTGGGTCATCCTGACCACTGGTAATAATATTATGACACCCCCTCCGCGCGCACCTTTGCTCTCACACCTAACCCAGCTAGCCTATTCTTTTCCATTTAATTATATATCATCCTAGCCCGTTTCCTCACCCTAGTCAGTGTCAACTATATCTGTGGCCTCATTACTTATAATAACTATTATAATATAGTCAAAGTTTATGTATGTTACGTGTATTTTTATTTGGGTGGATAAATTAGTA is part of the Panulirus ornatus isolate Po-2019 chromosome 64, ASM3632096v1, whole genome shotgun sequence genome and harbors:
- the LOC139746093 gene encoding uncharacterized protein, producing the protein MGDDSGRSSKMLSPRNNFSIDQEPYIKTEPAIILEELTSMGDSAYMYCENDDDPNDSVQDGSMEKNQVIDMSQEDEQSTICHICSKTYKNKSSLSTHLRVKHNLSAQSRAKMPCLEPGCDFRGNRIARLISHLIRAHKMKFQCEKVTFQQKDDFWKWKKEAEERCRASYSAQTSAKTMVSGDLKFFLRCRRSGFVKSTDSKSAISRPRFVKKGSMKINAVCTSFMEVMFMKEGGATVHFCRTHYGHDEDGSHLRMNDEERDMIKDLILEGFPAAKIIAIMKTRMPIHRHQLLKYANIRNISVRQNLFMTRGKGLVGGSRRVFLRKIPKCLLVRSEGDSNMSLRVDNEIEVEADLAEADHSYPTLIVQTHSQRSMVFSENMENVKQLRNEIQAKIERISRLASGLVTDTALRNLSENLDNVARTVENEKHIEVIPEVPETTNINQQNIVLHRDTDGNSVILLCSNRNIDDLVDEKNVSIEVKKSHLNVFTK